One region of Turicibacter bilis genomic DNA includes:
- the atpE gene encoding ATP synthase F0 subunit C has translation MFLQTVASSISSEAFVLGMSAVGAGLAVCSGIGTGIGQGNAAGQAAAAVGRQPEAKGDVMQMMILGQAIAETSAIYGFVVAIILLFINPLVSSL, from the coding sequence ATGTTTTTACAAACAGTTGCATCTTCAATTTCAAGTGAAGCATTCGTATTAGGTATGTCAGCAGTTGGTGCTGGATTAGCGGTATGTTCAGGTATCGGTACAGGGATCGGGCAAGGTAACGCGGCTGGTCAAGCTGCAGCAGCAGTAGGTCGTCAACCAGAAGCAAAAGGTGACGTAATGCAAATGATGATCTTAGGGCAAGCGATCGCCGAAACATCAGCGATCTACGGATTCGTAGTTGCCATCATCTTATTATTCATCAACCCACTTGTTAGCTCATTATAA
- the atpA gene encoding F0F1 ATP synthase subunit alpha — protein MAIRPEEISAILRDQIKNYEQVLDVTETGTVLTVGDGIARVHGLQNVMSGEIIEFASGAVGMAQNLEEDNVGVIILGEYRSISEGDEVKRTGRIMSVPVGDALIGRVVDALGNPIDGLGPIETDKFRPTEVKATGVMARKSVHEPLQTGIKAIDALVPIGRGQRELIIGDRQTGKTAIAVDTILNQKGKDVICIYVAIGQKESTVNSVVETLKKHDAMDYTIVVSAAASSPSPMLYIAPYSGVTMAEEFMYQGKHVLIVYDDLSKQAAAYRELSLLLRRPPGREAYPGDVFYLHSRLLERAAKLNDELGAGSITALPFIETQAGDLSAYVATNVISITDGQIFLKSDYFHSGIRPAVDAGLSVSRVGGSAQIKAMKKVAGTLRLDLASYYELQAFAQFGSDLDEATRAKLARGERTIEVLKQGVHQPIAVEKQVCILYALVNGFLDSIELSDISRFEKELYTFLENERPQILSHIRDTKDLPDTDLLNEALESFKAVFN, from the coding sequence GTGGCCATCAGACCAGAAGAAATTAGTGCAATTTTGCGCGATCAAATTAAAAACTATGAGCAAGTATTAGATGTAACTGAAACTGGGACAGTTTTAACAGTTGGGGACGGAATCGCTCGTGTTCACGGACTTCAAAATGTTATGTCTGGTGAAATTATTGAATTCGCCTCAGGTGCTGTAGGGATGGCACAAAACCTTGAAGAAGATAACGTTGGGGTTATCATCTTAGGTGAGTACCGTTCAATCAGTGAAGGTGACGAAGTTAAACGTACAGGACGCATCATGTCAGTTCCAGTTGGGGACGCTTTAATTGGACGTGTTGTTGATGCCTTAGGAAATCCAATCGATGGTTTAGGACCAATCGAAACAGATAAATTCCGTCCAACAGAAGTAAAAGCAACAGGAGTAATGGCTCGTAAATCTGTACATGAACCATTACAAACAGGTATCAAAGCGATTGATGCTTTAGTACCAATCGGACGTGGTCAACGTGAGTTAATTATCGGTGACCGTCAAACAGGTAAAACTGCAATCGCCGTTGATACAATCTTAAACCAAAAAGGTAAAGATGTTATCTGTATTTACGTTGCAATTGGACAAAAAGAATCTACTGTTAACTCAGTAGTTGAAACGTTAAAGAAACATGATGCGATGGATTATACAATCGTTGTATCTGCAGCAGCATCTTCTCCATCTCCAATGTTATATATTGCCCCATATTCAGGTGTAACAATGGCAGAGGAATTCATGTACCAAGGAAAACACGTATTAATTGTCTATGATGATTTATCAAAACAAGCAGCTGCTTACCGTGAATTATCATTATTATTACGCCGCCCACCAGGTCGTGAAGCATATCCAGGGGATGTATTCTACTTACATTCACGCTTATTAGAGCGTGCAGCGAAGTTAAACGATGAATTAGGAGCAGGATCGATTACTGCATTACCATTCATTGAAACTCAAGCAGGTGACTTATCTGCATACGTTGCAACAAACGTAATTTCAATCACAGATGGACAAATCTTCTTAAAATCAGATTACTTCCACTCTGGTATCCGTCCAGCAGTTGACGCCGGATTATCAGTATCACGTGTAGGGGGATCTGCTCAAATCAAAGCAATGAAAAAAGTTGCGGGGACATTACGTCTTGATTTAGCTTCTTACTACGAGTTACAAGCATTCGCTCAATTCGGATCTGATTTAGATGAAGCAACTCGTGCTAAACTTGCTCGTGGGGAACGTACAATCGAAGTATTAAAACAAGGTGTTCATCAACCAATCGCTGTTGAGAAACAAGTATGTATCCTTTATGCTTTAGTTAACGGATTCTTAGATAGTATTGAATTATCTGATATTAGTCGTTTTGAAAAAGAATTATATACATTCTTAGAAAATGAACGTCCACAAATCTTATCTCACATTCGTGATACAAAAGATTTACCAGACACTGACTTATTAAACGAAGCACTTGAGAGCTTTAAAGCCGTTTTTAACTAA
- a CDS encoding AtpZ/AtpI family protein, whose amino-acid sequence MSQPHKVVKAMKWMSLLSQIGITMIANIFVGLFIGKYLDQWLNTSPLFLLLFVFIGVFSGIKSVYLLIIKIDKRDKS is encoded by the coding sequence ATGAGTCAGCCACATAAAGTTGTTAAAGCCATGAAGTGGATGTCACTTCTTTCTCAAATAGGGATCACCATGATTGCCAATATATTTGTTGGATTATTTATTGGAAAGTATCTCGATCAATGGTTAAACACATCTCCGTTATTTTTACTGTTATTTGTATTTATCGGAGTTTTTAGTGGCATTAAAAGTGTCTATCTGTTAATAATTAAAATAGATAAGAGGGATAAGTCTTGA
- the atpF gene encoding F0F1 ATP synthase subunit B: MQIYIMPDLVNFTLQILSTLVLFLVIKRFAWAPMKEFLRKRQELVSQEINHAEMLKADAMALKQSAEAQVQVARDEAREIVENSKKQAQHMHDEIVSNARKEAQQKLSKAAADIEQERKAVYAQIRSDIVELAVSSAEKMIEKEIDANVHNELFDQFIAKVGGSHE, from the coding sequence TTGCAAATCTATATCATGCCAGACTTAGTCAATTTTACGTTACAAATTTTATCGACTTTAGTCTTATTCTTAGTGATTAAACGTTTTGCATGGGCTCCTATGAAAGAATTCTTACGTAAGCGTCAAGAATTAGTTTCTCAAGAGATTAACCATGCAGAAATGTTAAAAGCTGATGCGATGGCTTTAAAACAGTCTGCTGAAGCACAAGTGCAAGTTGCACGCGACGAAGCACGTGAGATTGTTGAAAACTCTAAAAAACAAGCACAACATATGCATGATGAAATCGTGTCTAATGCTCGTAAAGAAGCTCAACAAAAATTATCTAAAGCAGCAGCAGATATTGAGCAAGAACGCAAAGCAGTTTATGCTCAAATTCGTTCAGATATCGTAGAATTAGCTGTATCTTCAGCTGAGAAAATGATTGAAAAAGAAATCGATGCTAATGTTCATAACGAATTATTTGATCAATTCATTGCTAAAGTAGGTGGAAGCCATGAGTAA
- the atpB gene encoding F0F1 ATP synthase subunit A, which yields MSPLLMNIFIGDKEGNTIVNPTVFNSVVLVLVLCVFFIICGNAVKKADPSKPSKGIVLFLEILVTGIEGLVEQTMGVKHLNFAPFIGTLTAYLICANLLGLLGLSAPTSDYNVTLALAVITIVVMIGSGIKAKGIGGYLYDTYLGDFPFLLPLNITGELAKPISLSFRLFGNILSGGIIMSLIYQALGWFSPLIAPALHGYFDIFSGVIQTLIFIMLTMIWSQGAME from the coding sequence ATGAGTCCACTACTGATGAATATCTTCATAGGAGATAAAGAGGGAAACACAATTGTTAATCCAACGGTGTTTAACTCGGTTGTTTTAGTTCTTGTGCTATGTGTGTTCTTTATTATTTGTGGGAATGCCGTTAAAAAGGCTGATCCATCTAAACCATCAAAAGGTATTGTCTTGTTCCTAGAGATTTTAGTGACAGGTATTGAAGGATTAGTTGAGCAAACAATGGGTGTTAAGCACTTAAATTTTGCACCATTCATTGGGACATTAACAGCATATTTAATCTGTGCCAACTTATTAGGGTTACTAGGATTAAGTGCACCAACATCTGATTACAACGTTACATTAGCCTTAGCGGTTATTACGATTGTTGTCATGATCGGATCAGGGATTAAAGCAAAAGGAATCGGAGGGTACTTATACGATACGTACCTTGGAGACTTCCCATTCTTATTACCTTTAAATATTACCGGAGAGCTTGCGAAACCAATCTCGTTATCTTTCCGTTTATTCGGTAATATTTTAAGTGGTGGTATCATTATGTCGCTTATTTATCAAGCGCTTGGATGGTTCTCGCCATTGATCGCACCGGCTTTACATGGATATTTCGATATCTTCTCTGGTGTTATCCAAACATTAATCTTCATCATGTTAACTATGATTTGGTCTCAAGGAGCAATGGAGTAG
- a CDS encoding F0F1 ATP synthase subunit delta, producing the protein MSKIASTYAQALFDAALESNVLEDIKNDFNVIRSVMKEQPQFMEILTLPKLDKNDKKELIKTIFSKDASQILVNFLMVLIDKDRINLLTEIMIAYNELVNQHFGILEGTVYSAVALSEGQLTELTYAFTKKLNQKVKLNVEIDPSLLGGYKVNLGNVVYDNSIKLQLKNLKNNLLNVELK; encoded by the coding sequence ATGAGTAAAATCGCTTCTACTTATGCTCAAGCATTATTTGATGCAGCGCTTGAGTCAAATGTTTTAGAAGACATTAAAAATGATTTCAATGTTATTCGCTCTGTTATGAAAGAGCAGCCACAATTTATGGAGATTTTAACGCTTCCTAAATTAGATAAAAATGATAAAAAAGAGTTAATTAAAACAATTTTCTCTAAAGATGCATCACAAATTTTAGTTAATTTTTTAATGGTTTTAATTGATAAAGATCGTATTAATTTATTAACTGAAATTATGATTGCTTATAACGAATTAGTGAATCAACATTTTGGCATTCTTGAAGGAACTGTATATAGCGCAGTTGCTTTAAGTGAAGGTCAGTTAACAGAGTTAACGTATGCATTCACGAAAAAGTTAAATCAAAAAGTTAAACTTAATGTTGAAATTGATCCATCATTATTAGGTGGATATAAAGTTAATTTAGGTAATGTTGTATATGATAACTCAATCAAATTACAATTAAAGAACTTAAAAAATAACTTATTAAATGTTGAGTTAAAATAG